From the Pseudomonas lalucatii genome, the window TTCTCCAGGTCGCTCTTGAGCACCAGGATGTCCTGCTCCAGGCGACCGATGGCCTGGTTCGGGTCGCCGATCTTCTTCAGCGCCGCGACGTCTTCACTGAGGCTCTTGAGCTGGCCCTCGAGCTTGCCCAGGCCGGCCTGGGCGCCCTTCAACGCGGCCAGCTCGCTCTTCAGCGCCGCCTGTTCGCCGCCGAGCTGCTTCAGGCTGCCGTCGAACTGGCCGGTCGCCGCCTGCTGGCTCTTCAGGGCGGCCGCCAGCTGCTCGATGCGCTTGTCCCGGTCGCCGGACTGACCGGCGGCGCCCTGCTGCTGCTTGCTCAACTCGGCCAGACGGGTTTCCAGCTGCCTGACCTGCAGCTTGAGCGCCTCGCTGCCGGTGGTGACGGTGGACTCGGTGGCCACCACCTTGCCGGAGATGTCCTGGATGCGCCCGGCGGCTTCCTCGCTGATGCGCGCGAAGCTCTCCTGGGTGGCGATCAGTTGCTGCTCCATCAGGCCGATCTGCTGGAAGCTCCACCAGCCGAGGCCGCCGAGGGCGATGGTCAGGGCCCCGACCAGGGCCCACAGCGGCCCGGTGCTGGCGCCCTTGCTCGGGGCCGCCGCGGCACCACGCGCATAGGCTGGCGCCCGCGCCGCCTCGGGCTGGTCCGCCTCGAATTCGTCGCGGTCCCGCTCGGGGGTCAGGCTGGGCACATGATCGAGTTCGTCGTGAGCATCGTTACGCATGGGAAAACCTTCAGGAAAACGCCGGGTGAGCGAAGTGCCGCGCAGTATAACGTTTCGCTCGCGCGTCTTCAGCGTCGCGCCGTGTCGGTGCAGGTCGCACCGTTCGGGCGCGCGGTGACCGCCGGGGCGCCCCTGGCCGCGCCCGGGACAGGGCCCGGGGCAACTGGTACGGCCCTTGCTCTACCCCTACGCGCGCTGGCAACCAGGGCGCGCTCCGCATCCAGCCACGCGCACGCACAGGGGAAGGTCCATGGAACTCAATCGGGAACTGCTGAACTGCATGACGGCCCTGCGCCGGCGGCTGCGCGAGGAGCAGGCGCTGGACATCCACCTGAACCAGGCGGATGCGCTCGACGCCATGCTCTGTGCCTGCCTGGCCTCGAACGACGAGGACACGCGCCGGCTCGGCCAGCGCCTGGCGCGCTGCAGCGAGCGCGCCTTCGAGCCCCGCGCAGGCCAGTCGAACGACCGCGGGCAGGCGCCTCCCGCCGCCCCGGACGGTGCTCCCGGCGCCCGCCCGGCCGCAGCAACGCTGCGCATCTATCGCGGCCAGCGGGTCTACCGCTGAGGCCCCGCAGGGGCGCCGTCAGTCGGGATGATGGGCCTTCCACCACTGGCAGAACTCATCCAGCGCCGTCCACAGGCTGACCCGCGGTTCGTAGTCGAGGAATTCGCGGGCACGCCCGATATCCAGGGAGAAGTCCTTGGCCATCATCGCCACGCCCAGGCGAAACAGGGTCGGCTCGGGATGCCCGGGCAGCAGCCGGCAGACGCCCTCGTTGAGCGCCGCCGCGCCATAGGCCAGGGCAAAGGGCAGATGCCGGGTCACCGGCGGCAGGTCGAGTCCGCGCAGCACGTAGTTGACCGCGTCCCACAGCGGCACCGGTGCACCATTGCTGATGTTGTAGGCCCGCCCGAGGGCCGGCGCGGGGGCCAGCAGGGCGGCGAACAGGGCATCGTTGAGGTTGGCCATGCTGGTGAAGTCGACCCTGTTCAGGCCGTTGCCGATGATCGCCAGGCGGCCCTTGCGCTGCATGTTGATCAGCCGCGGGAAGATGCTGGTGTCGCCGGCGCCGGTGACCGAGCGCGGCCGCAACGCCAGCACCTCCAGGCCGAATTCCTGGGCGCCGAACACCTGCTGCTCGGCCAGGTACTTGGTCTTGCCGTAGTGATCGAAGAAGCGCGTGGGCACCTGCTCTTCCCGGATCGCCACATGGGAGCGGCCGTCGAAGTAGATGGACGGCGACGACAGGTGCACCAGGCGCCGCACCCGCCGTTTCAGGCAGGCCTCGACGAGGTTTTCGGTGACCTGCACATTGGCCCGGTGGAAATCTTCGTAACGCCCCCAGACGCCGACGGCGCCGGCACAGTGCACCACGGCCTCGACATCCTCGCACAGGCGCCTGGCCAGCTCGGGGTCGCCCAGGTCGCCCTGGACGAACTCAGCGCCACGCCTGAGCAGGTGTTCCACGGCACCGGCCCGGCGGCCGTTGACCCGCACCGCGAGGCCCTGCTCCAGGGCGAAGCGGGCGAAGCGCCCGCCGATGAAACCGCTCGCCCCGGTAACCAGAATCTTCATTGCCCCGCCCCCTTGCAGTCATCCCGTGGCGCACTCTAACAGCGCCGCGGCGGCTGCGCCCTGTCCGCACCGGCCAGCACGACGACCCTGCAGGTCACGAGCAGACCAGCCCCTCGTGCCCCCACCGCCCTGCCCCGCCCGGTGACCGGCCCGGCCAGGGCCCGCGGCGGGCATGTCGCTCAATTTATTTGACGCTCGTAAATTACTTCGCACGCTTCTTGCAGAATATTCAACGCAACCACCCGACTGTCACCCTTCTACCCGCGGAGCCCAAGGACATGCCACTACGCCTCAAACTCGTGCTCAGCTATCTGGCGATCGGCCTGATACCGGTACTGTCCATGGCCCTTATGGCCTACCAGCAGGCCAGCCAGACACTCAGGGAGCAAACACTGAACACCCTGGAGGCCGTAGCGAATATCAAACAGCAGCAGCTACTGGACGGCTGGCAGTCCCGGCACAACCAGCTCAGCAGCCTGGCCGCCAACCTCGCCGGCAATTACCAGGGCCTCGACAGCAACGCGCTGATCAGCGCCGCCAACTACGACCGACCGATCTTCGAGAACTTCATCGAGACCTTCGGCTACCGCGACCTCAAGCTGATCGCCGGCGATGGCCGGGTGATCTTCAGCGTGCAGCGCGACGCCGACGCCGGGGGCGACTCGCCCCTGGCGCGCCTGGTGCAGGCCAGCCTGAGCGAACGCCAGGCACTCATCGGCGACCTGGCGGTCAACCCGCAAAGCGGCGAGCCCAGCCAGTTCCTGGTGGCCCCCATCGTCGGCGAGGGCGCAGTCATGGCCCTGCTGGCGCTGGAGCTGCCGCTCGCCCCGCTGAACGCGGTGATGCAGACGCGCCAGGGTCTCGGCGATGCCGGGGAAACCTATCTGGTGGGCGGCGACCTGCGCCTACGCTCGGACTCGGTGCGTTTCGACGGGCAACGGGTCGACCGCGCCGGGCACCCGGCCGCGCCGCTCACCGGCGCCGCCATCAGCCGCGCGCTGCAGGGCGAACAAGGGCGCCTGGCCGAGGCCGGCCTGGATCGCCGCCCGGCGCTCAAGGCCTATGTGCCCCTGACCTTCGCCGGGCAACGCTGGGCCCTGATCGCCGAGATGGACCAGACCCAGGCCTTCGCCCCGGTACGCGCCCTGCTGTGGCAGCTGCTGCTGCTCGCCCTGCTGACCATTGCCGCGGTAATCCTGGCCACCTGGCTGGTCAGCCGCAGCGTGATGCGCCCACTGGGCGGCGAGCCGAGCAGCATGGCCGCCCTGGCGCGGCGGCTGGCGGCCGGCGAGCTGCAGCTGGCGGGCGACGGCGCCGCCCACGGCGGCCTGATGCAGGCCCTGCAGGACATGGCCACGGCCTGGCGCGAGGTGATCGCGCGGCTGCGCCAGGCCAGCCAGGCGGTAGGCGCGGCCAGCGGCGACATCCTCGGCGCCGCCGGGCAGACCAGCAGCCGCCTGGACCAGCAGCAGCAAGCCCTGGAGCTGGTGGTCGGCGCGGTCGAGCAGATGGCCGCCACCGTGCAGGAGATCGCCGCCAATGCCAGCCAGAGCGCCGACGGCAGCGCCGCCGCGCGCGAAGCCTTCGCCGCCATGCAGGCCACCCTGCAGCACATGATCGGCCGCCAGGACCAGCTGCTCGACGGCCTGCGCCAGGCCGACCGGGTGGTGCACACCCTGGCCGGCAACAGCCAGCAGATCGGCGCGGTGCTCGAGGTGATCCGCGGCATCGCCGAGCAGACCAACCTGCTCGCCCTCAACGCCGCCATCGAGGCCGCCCGCGCCGGCGAGCAGGGCCGTGGCTTCGCCGTGGTGGCCGACGAGGTGCGCAGCCTGGCCCTGCGCACCCGCAGCGCCACCGAGGAGATCGTGCCGATCATCGACGCCCTCGGCGACTCCGCCAGCCAGGCCCTGACCGGCATGCAGGGGGCCAGCGAACAGGCCCGCGGCCTGGAAGACGAGACCCAGGCGGTGCTCGGCTCGCTCGAGCGTCTGGAGGACTCGCTGCAGGGCGTGCACGCCCTGGCCTTCCAGATCGCCGCCGCCGCCGAGCAACAGGCGGCGACCACCGCCGAGGTCAACCGGCACATGCACCAGCTGCACGAGATGACCGGGGAGAACCGCCAGACCGCCGCCCACACCCGCGACTGCGGCGAGCAGCTGCGTCGGCTGGCCGGCAGCCAGGAGCAGCTGGTGGCGCACTTCCGCCTCTAGTTGTGATCTCTCAGTAGGTTGTTCATCCGGGGCATTCCCGGAATTCTGGAAGTGCGACCAACCTAGCCTTCCAGGAGCCCCGGATGAACCTGCATAAACATGCCCGTCTTACCCCTCGCGGTCGAGCCCTTTTGGTTCGGCGCATCCAGCACGGCTTGCGGGTCGAAGAAGCCGCCCAGGCGGCCGGTGTGAGCGTGCGAACCGCCTACAAATGGTTGCGGCGCTTTCGCGAGGAAGGCGAGGCCGGGTTGATGGATCGTTCATCACGTCCGCAACACTGCCCGCATGCGACACCCGATACCGTGGTCGAGCGTCTGATCGAACATCGGCGATGCCGCAAGACCTATCGGCAGATCGCCAGAGAGCTAGGCTTGGCCGTCAGCACTGTTGCGCGCCGCCTGCGGCGGGCCGGCTTTCATCGACTGGCTGAGCTGGAGCCGGCGCCACCGGTGGTGCGCTACGAGTACCCGACACCCGGAGATCTGCTGCATCTGGATATCAAAAAGCTGGGCCGTTTCTGGCGACCTGGCCATCGGGTCACCGGCGACCGACAGCAGAACTCCGACGGCGCGGGCTGGGAATTCGTCCACGTGGCCATCGACGATGCCAGCCGCATCGCCTTCAGCAGCCTGCATCCTGACGAGCGTGGTCGCAGTGCTTGCCAAGCCTTGCTCCAGGCGCTGCGCTACTACCGCAGCCTGGGCATTCGTTTCACCCGCATCATGACCGACAACGGCAGCTGCTATCGCTCTCGCACGTTTCGGCGTTTGCTCAGACGATTGGGGCTGCGCCATCTGCGCACCAAACCTTACACGCCACGCACCAACGGCAAGGCCGAGCGCTTCATCCAGACCAGTCTGCGCGAGTGGGCCTATGCCCATAGCTATGAAAGTTCGGCACAGCGAGCACAGCACCTGACGCCCTGGCTACATCACTACAATTGGCACCGGCCACACGCCAGCCTCGGCTACCAGCCACCAATCAGTCGCGTTCCGCTTTCACTGAATAACGTACTGGGTTTACACATCTAGTCGGCGGGGCGCACCAGGCGCCCCAGGGTCGCCCGCTGCAGGTGGCGGGTGAGCGTCGCCAGGAGCTCGCCGCCGTTGCGCCAGTGGTGCCAGTACAGCGGCACGTCCAGCGGCCGCCCGGGCAGGATCTCCACCAGCGCGCCGCCGGCCAGTTCGCGCTCGACCTGCAGCTCCGGCACCAGCCCCCAGCCGAAACCGGCGCAGGCCAGGCGCACGAAGCCCTCGGAGGACGGACAGAGGTGGTGGACGAA encodes:
- a CDS encoding ATPase encodes the protein MRNDAHDELDHVPSLTPERDRDEFEADQPEAARAPAYARGAAAAPSKGASTGPLWALVGALTIALGGLGWWSFQQIGLMEQQLIATQESFARISEEAAGRIQDISGKVVATESTVTTGSEALKLQVRQLETRLAELSKQQQGAAGQSGDRDKRIEQLAAALKSQQAATGQFDGSLKQLGGEQAALKSELAALKGAQAGLGKLEGQLKSLSEDVAALKKIGDPNQAIGRLEQDILVLKSDLENRPAPKSNTAEFDAFRAQMTRNISTLQAQIQNLQAQIDAR
- a CDS encoding NAD-dependent epimerase/dehydratase family protein translates to MKILVTGASGFIGGRFARFALEQGLAVRVNGRRAGAVEHLLRRGAEFVQGDLGDPELARRLCEDVEAVVHCAGAVGVWGRYEDFHRANVQVTENLVEACLKRRVRRLVHLSSPSIYFDGRSHVAIREEQVPTRFFDHYGKTKYLAEQQVFGAQEFGLEVLALRPRSVTGAGDTSIFPRLINMQRKGRLAIIGNGLNRVDFTSMANLNDALFAALLAPAPALGRAYNISNGAPVPLWDAVNYVLRGLDLPPVTRHLPFALAYGAAALNEGVCRLLPGHPEPTLFRLGVAMMAKDFSLDIGRAREFLDYEPRVSLWTALDEFCQWWKAHHPD
- a CDS encoding methyl-accepting chemotaxis protein; this translates as MPLRLKLVLSYLAIGLIPVLSMALMAYQQASQTLREQTLNTLEAVANIKQQQLLDGWQSRHNQLSSLAANLAGNYQGLDSNALISAANYDRPIFENFIETFGYRDLKLIAGDGRVIFSVQRDADAGGDSPLARLVQASLSERQALIGDLAVNPQSGEPSQFLVAPIVGEGAVMALLALELPLAPLNAVMQTRQGLGDAGETYLVGGDLRLRSDSVRFDGQRVDRAGHPAAPLTGAAISRALQGEQGRLAEAGLDRRPALKAYVPLTFAGQRWALIAEMDQTQAFAPVRALLWQLLLLALLTIAAVILATWLVSRSVMRPLGGEPSSMAALARRLAAGELQLAGDGAAHGGLMQALQDMATAWREVIARLRQASQAVGAASGDILGAAGQTSSRLDQQQQALELVVGAVEQMAATVQEIAANASQSADGSAAAREAFAAMQATLQHMIGRQDQLLDGLRQADRVVHTLAGNSQQIGAVLEVIRGIAEQTNLLALNAAIEAARAGEQGRGFAVVADEVRSLALRTRSATEEIVPIIDALGDSASQALTGMQGASEQARGLEDETQAVLGSLERLEDSLQGVHALAFQIAAAAEQQAATTAEVNRHMHQLHEMTGENRQTAAHTRDCGEQLRRLAGSQEQLVAHFRL
- a CDS encoding IS481 family transposase, translating into MNLHKHARLTPRGRALLVRRIQHGLRVEEAAQAAGVSVRTAYKWLRRFREEGEAGLMDRSSRPQHCPHATPDTVVERLIEHRRCRKTYRQIARELGLAVSTVARRLRRAGFHRLAELEPAPPVVRYEYPTPGDLLHLDIKKLGRFWRPGHRVTGDRQQNSDGAGWEFVHVAIDDASRIAFSSLHPDERGRSACQALLQALRYYRSLGIRFTRIMTDNGSCYRSRTFRRLLRRLGLRHLRTKPYTPRTNGKAERFIQTSLREWAYAHSYESSAQRAQHLTPWLHHYNWHRPHASLGYQPPISRVPLSLNNVLGLHI